One window of the Plasmodium relictum strain SGS1 genome assembly, chromosome: 1 genome contains the following:
- a CDS encoding lysophospholipase, putative, giving the protein MVENTSSVKVNKKSKLDGKPKIDSFHNKDGLLLKTYAWLVKNPVGVLILVHGLNSHVRLEYLRHNVEVVNNNKAILKDDENFYIYENSWIEHFNKNNYSVYGLDLQGHGQSDGWKNLRTSINKFDDLVYDVIQYINRIHDLLCLSYKKDNNISLHDNITNTKIPPFYLLGLSMGGNIVLRILEILGKSKDNNKKVNIRGCISLAGMISIDHLTSKASFKYFYIPISKMLSAVFPSSRITPSLHFGRFPFINDIFSFDKNRHKKPITCRLGYELLNAITNLNNDIEYIPKDIPILFIHSKNDSACYYEGVVNFYNKLNNDNKEIHTLEEMDHILTVEPGNEEVLKKIIDWLSRIPKE; this is encoded by the coding sequence atggtAGAGAACACATCATCTGTTAAAGTTAATAAGAAAAGTAAGTTAGATGGTAAACCTAAAATTGATTCATTTCATAATAAGGATGGCTTATTACTGAAAACATATGCATGGTTAGTTAAAAATCCTGTTGGTGTTTTAATATTAGTTCATGGTTTAAACTCGCATGTGAGATTAGAATATTTAAGACATAATGTAGAGGtagtaaataataataaagcaATATTAAAGGATGATGAAAATTTCtacatatatgaaaataGTTGGATTGaacattttaataaaaacaattattCAGTGTATGGATTAGATTTACAAGGCCATGGACAATCAGACGGCTGGAAGAATTTAAGAActagtataaataaatttgatGATTTAGTATATGATGTGATTCAATATATTAATAGAATTCATGATTTATTATGTTTatcttataaaaaagataacaATATATCTCTTCATGATAATATTACTAATACTAAAATCCctcctttttatttattgggACTTTCAATGGGTGGAAATATTGTTTTAAGAATTTTGGAAATATTAGGAAAAtcaaaagataataataaaaaagtaaatataagAGGTTGTATTTCTCTAGCAGGAATGATTTCGATTGATCATTTAACATCAAAAGCTTCttttaaatacttttatATACCTATATCTAAAATGCTTTCTGCTGTATTCCCAAGTTCACGTATTACCCCATCATTGCATTTTGGTAGATTCCCATTTATTAATGATATCTTTtcatttgataaaaatagaCATAAAAAACCAATCACATGCAGATTAGGGTATGAACTATTAAATGCTATAAccaatttaaataatgatatagaATATATACCAAAAGATATCCCTATATTGTTTATTCATTCAAAAAATGATTCTGCATGTTATTATGAGGGAGtagtaaatttttataataaattaaataatgataataaggAAATTCATACATTAGAGGAAATGGATCATATTTTAACCGTTGAACCTGGAAATGAAGAAGTGTTAAAAAAGATTATTGATTGGCTTTCAAGAATACCTAAAGAATAG